One window of Camelina sativa cultivar DH55 chromosome 4, Cs, whole genome shotgun sequence genomic DNA carries:
- the LOC104780340 gene encoding 50S ribosomal protein L9, chloroplastic produces the protein MASSTALSLSWSSSPCWGHSFNGGGNETLKVPERRFNFEVVSQKKAKKLRKVILKEDVTDLGKQGQLLDVKAGFFRNFLLPTGKAQLMTPLLLKELKMEDERIEAEKQRVKEEAQQLAMIFKSVGAFKVKRKGGKGKLIFGSVTAQDVVDIIKSQLQRDIDKRLVSLPEIRETGEYIAELKLHPDVTAQVKINVFAN, from the exons ATGGCTTCTTCGACAGCGTTGTCCCTCTCGTGGAGCTCCTCACCTTGTTGGGGTCACAGCTTCAATGGTGGTGGAAATGAAACCCTAAAAGTACCCGAGCGAAGGTTCAATTTCGAAGTTGTTTCCCAGAAGAAAGCCAAGAAACTTCGAAAG gtAATCTTGAAAGAGGATGTGACAGACTTGGGTAAGCAAGGGCAATTACTAGACGTGAAAGCTGGATTTTTCAGAAACTTCCTCTTGCCCACTGGAAAGGCTCAGCTTATGACTCCACTTCTGCTCAA GGAATTGAAGATGGAAGATGAACGGATAGAGGCAGAAAAGCAAAGG GTGAAAGAAGAGGCGCAACAACTGGCCATGATATTCAAAAGCGTTGGGGCTTTCAAGGTTAAACGCAAAGGCGGTAAAGGCAAACTAATATTTGGATC TGTCACAGCACAAGACGTCGTTGACATCATCAAATCGCAGCTTCAAAG GGACATAGACAAGCGCCTTGTCTCTCTCCCAGAAATCCGTGAAACCGGAGAATACATTGCTGAACTCAAACTTCACCCAGATGTCACTGCTCAAGTTAAGATCAACGTTTTCGCCAACTAA
- the LOC104780339 gene encoding pheophorbide a oxygenase, chloroplastic isoform X2, whose translation MSVVLLSSTSATTITKSQSKKIPFLSPTTDSAKLSFKVSFSPSRSKLFNNPLRVAAPPSVPTSDPAEEQRVEEDFGREKEEEGSEFKWRDHWYPVSLVEDLDPNVPTRFQLLGRDLVLWFDRNDQKWAAFDDLCPHRLAPLSEGRLDENGHLQCSYHGWSFSGCGSCTKIPQAATSGPEARAVKSPRACAIKFPAMVSQGLLFVWPDENGWERANSIEPPRLPDDFDKPEFSTVTIQRDLFYGYDTLMENVSDPSHIDFAHHKVTGRRDRAKPLPFKVESSGPWGFQGANDDNPRITAKFVAPCYSMNKIEIDAKLPIAGNQKWVIWICSFNIPMAPGKTRSIVCSARNFFQFSVPGPAWWQVVPRWYEHWTSNLVYDGDMIVLQGQEKVFLSKSMESSDYDVNKEYTKLTFTPTQADRFVLAFRNWLRRHGKSQPEWFGSTTANQPLPSTVLTKRQMLDRFDQHTQVCSSCKGAYNGFQTLKKFLVGATVFWAATAGVPSDVQIRLILAGLSLISAASAYALHEQEKNFVFRDYVHSEIE comes from the exons atgtcaGTAGTTTTACTCTCTTCAACATCTGCAACGACAATCACCAAATCCCAATCCAAAAAGATTCCCTTTTTATCTCCCACCACCGATTCCGCAAAACTCTCATTCAAGGTCTCGTTTTCTCCATCAAGATCGAAACTTTTCAACAACCCTCTACGCGTGGCGGCGCCTCCGTCAGTACCCACTTCGGATCCGGCGGAGGAGCAGCGGGTCGAAGAAGATTTCGgcagagagaaggaagaagaagggtcTGAGTTCAAGTGGAGAGACCACTGGTATCCAGTTTCTTTGGTTGAGGATTTGGATCCTAATGTGCCAACCCGGTTCCAGCTCTTGGGTCGAGACCTTGTCCTCTGGTTTGATCGGAATGATCAGAAATGGGCTGCCTTTGATGACCTCTGCCCTCACCGGCTCGCTCCTCTCTct GAAGGGAGGTTAGATGAGAATGGACACTTGCAATGTTCATATCATGGATGGTCCTTTAGTGGGTGCGGATCTTGCACTAA GATTCCTCAGGCTGCTACTTCAGGTCCTGAAGCTCGTGCTGTTAAATCTCCGAGAGCTTGCGCTATTAAGTTTCCGGCAATGGTGTCTCAAGGTCTTCTCTTTGTGTGGCCAGATGAAAATGGTTGGGAAAGAGCCAATTCAATTGAACCCCCTAG GTTGCCAGATGATTTTGATAAACCGGAATTTTCAACGGTGACAATTCAAAGGGATCTTTTCTATGGTTATGATACTCTCATGGAGAACGTATCTGACCCTTCCCACATCGATTTTGCTCATCACAAG GTTACAGGAAGAAGAGACAGAGCTAAACCATTGCCGTTCAAAGTGGAGTCAAGTGGGCCTTGGGGTTTCCAAGGTGCAAATGATGACAATCCAAGGATAACTGCAAAATTTGTTGCTCCGTGCTATTCTATGAACAA GATTGAGATAGATGCGAAGCTACCAATAGCCGGTAATCAAAAATGGGTAATTTGGATTTGCTCATTCAATATACCAATGGCTCCTGGAAAGACCCGTTCCATCGTTTGCAGTGCCCGTAACTTCTTCCAGTTCTCAGTACCAGGACCTGCGTGGTGGCag GTTGTACCGAGATGGTATGAACACTGGACTTCAAACTTAGTCTATGACGGAGACATGATCGTACTTCAAGGACAAGAGAAAGTATTCCTCTCTAAATCAATGGAGTCATCGGACTACGACGTGAACAAAGAGTACACAAAGCTCACATTCACTCCAACTCAAGCAGACCGTTTCGTTCTAGCCTTTAGAAACTGGCTCAGACGGCATGGAAAGAGTCAGCCTGAATGGTTCGGCTCCACCACAGCTAACCAACCTCTTCCTTCCACTGTCTTAACCAAGCGTCAG ATGCTGGATAGATTTGACCAGCATACACAAGTGTGTTCCTCATGCAAAGGAGCTTACAACGGTTTCCAAACCCTCAAGAAGTTTCTTGTTGGCGCCACGGTTTTCTGGGCAGCCACGGCTGGTGTTCCTTCTGATGTTCAGATTCGGCTGATTCTGGCTGGTTTATCCCTGATTTCAGCTGCTTCTGCGTATGCTTTACATGAACAAGAGAAGAACTTTGTGTTTAGAGATTATGTTCACTCTGAAATTGAATAG
- the LOC104780341 gene encoding cation/H(+) antiporter 4-like, protein MEFGDDRNLYLRDTWRDANMICGVVPINPSSNGLWPSQKLPDPIANIEFWNYMFPHVEIIFLIVTVLWQFFHFFLKPLGMTRFTSHMITGILLSKSFLKENTPARNFFSSEDNKETLFGLVGACSYMMFWFLMGVKMDLGLIRSTGRKAIAIGLSSVLLSIMVCAFIFFFILRDLGTKKGEPIMDPFEIILIYLIQCLSSFPVIGNLLFELKLQNSELGRLAMSSAVISDFSTSILSSVLVFLKALKDERTRLGSVFIGDVIVGNRPMKRAGTVMFFVLFVIYIFRPLMFFIVKRTPSGRPVNKFYIYAIIILVFGSAILADWCQQNIFIGPFILGLAVPHGPPLGSAVVQKFESVVFGTLLPFFVATSAEELDTSILKSWIDLKSISIIVSISFVVKFALTTIPAFLYGMPINDCIALSLIMSFKGIFEFGGYGYGYQRGTIRPVTFTVLSLYILVNSAIIPPILRRIYDPSRMYAGYEKRNMLHMKPNSELRILSCIYRTDDIRPMINLLEATCPSRENPVATYVLHLMELVGQASPVLISHRLQTRKSENTSYNSENVVLSFEQFHKDYFGSVFVSTYTALSIPKMMHGDICMLALNNTTSLIILPFHQTWSADGSAIVSDSKMIRKLNKSVIDLSPCSVGIFVYRSNIGRRTIKETAINFSSYQVCMLFLGGKDDREALTLARRMARDPRINVTVVSLVSSEQNSKQITDWDRMLDLELLRDAKSSVVAGGHIAFSEEVVNDASQTSELLKSIANEYELFIVGREKGRKSVFTEGLEEWSELEELGIIGDLLTSQDLNCQASVLVIQQQQQMI, encoded by the exons ATGGAGTTTGGAGATGATAGGAACCTTTACCTGAGAGATACATGGAGAGATGCAAACATGATCTGCGGTGTCGTGCCCATTAACCCGAGCTCGAACGGGCTGTGGCCTTCCCAGAAGCTACCTGATCCTATCGCCAACATTGAGTTCTGGAATTACATGTTTCCACATGTTGAGATTATTTTCCTCATTGTCACCGTTCTCTGGCAGTTCTTCCATTTCTTCCTCAAACCTCTCGGCATGACTCGTTTCACCTCCCATATGATT ACTGGGATTCTCCTAAGCAAGTCATTTCTGAAGGAGAACACACCAGCTAGGAACTTCTTCTCGTCAGAAGACAACAAAGAGACTCTGTTTGGTCTAGTTGGTGCATGTTCCTACATGATGTTTTGGTTCTTGATGGGAGTCAAAATGGACTTGGGTCTGATCCGCAGCACAGGGAGAAAAGCCATAGCGATCGGTCTTTCTTCTGTATTACTCTCGATAATGGTTTGtgcctttatcttcttcttcatcctaaGAGATTTAGGGACGAAAAAAGGAGAACCAATTATGGATCCCTTTGAAATCATCTTGATCTATTTGATCCAATGCCTTTCGTCGTTTCCTGTCATTGGAAACCTTCTTTTCGAGCTTAAGCTCCAGAATTCAGAGCTTGGCCGTCTCGCTATGTCTTCCGCAGTGATCAGTGACTTCAGCACTTCGATTCTCTCCTCGGTTCTAGTCTTTTTAAAGGCACTCAAGGACGAGAGAACTCGTCTTGGATCAGTTTTTATTGGAGATGTTATCGTTGGAAACCGTCCTATGAAGCGTGCAGGCACAGTGATGTTCTTCGTCTTGTTTGTCATATACATTTTCAGGCCATTAATGTTCTTCATCGTCAAGAGAACGCCTTCTGGTCGTCCCGTtaataaattctatatatacGCAATCATCATTCTTGTCTTTGGATCAGCCATTCTTGCTGACTGGTGCCAACAAAATATATTCATAGGACCTTTCATATTAGGTTTAGCTGTTCCCCACGGTCCACCTTTGGGTTCTGCAGTCGTTCAGAAGTTTGAGTCTGTGGTTTTCGGCACATTACTTCCATTCTTTGTAGCTACCTCAGCCGAAGAGCTTGATACTTCCATCTTAAAGTCTTGGATAGATCTCAAGAGTATCTCCATCATCGTGTCTATATCGTTTGTTGTCAAATTTGCTCTCACGACTATCCCTGCCTTTTTATACGGTATGCCAATAAATGACTGTATTGCTTTGTCTCTTATTATGTCATTCAAAGGCATTTTCGAGTTTGGCGGTTACGGTTACGGGTATCAAAGAGGG ACTATTCGACCGGTGACCTTTACGGTTTTATCTCTTTACATATTGGTGAACTCTGCAATCATACCTCCGATATTGAGACGCATTTACGATCCTTCGAGGATGTACGCAGGATACGAGAAGCGGAACATGCTTCACATGAAACCAAACTCCGAGCTTAGGATTCTATCGTGTATCTATAGAACAGACGATATACGTCCCATGATTAATCTCCTTGAAGCTACTTGTCCCTCAAGAGAAAACCCTGTAGCTACGTACGTCCTTCACTTGATGGAGCTAGTGGGACAAGCTAGTCCAGTCCTCATCTCTCACCGTTTGCAAACACGTAAAAGCGAGAACACGTCTTACAATTCTGAAAACGTAGTTCTCTCATTCGAACAGTTCCACAAAGATTATTTCGGTTCTGTTTTCGTTAGCACGTACACGGCTTTATCGATACCGAAGATGATGCATGGAGACATTTGTATGCTGGCTCTCAACAACACAACGTCTCTTATCATCCTTCCTTTTCACCAGACTTGGTCCGCTGATGGATCAGCCATTGTTTCAGACAGCAAGATGATACGGAAACTGAACAAGAGTGTCATCGACCTGTCTCCTTGCTCTGTCGGAATCTTTGTTTACCGAAGCAATATTGGCCGAAGAACAATCAAAGAGACAGCTATAAACTTCTCATCTTACCAAGTATGTATGCTCTTCCTTGGAGGTAAAGACGATAGAGAAGCTTTAACACTCGCTAGGAGAATGGCTCGTGACCCACGAATCAACGTCACAGTGGTTTCCCTCGTCTCTTCCGAACAGAATTCCAAACAAATAACCGATTGGGACCGAATGCTCGATTTAGAACTACTCAGAGATGCGAAGAGCAGCGTTGTAGCCGGTGGCCACATTGCCTTCTCCGAGGAAGTAGTGAATGACGCGTCTCAGACATCGGAATTGTTGAAATCAATTGCAAATGAGTATGAATTGTTCATCGttggaagagaaaaaggaaggAAGAGTGTTTTCACGGAAGGGCTTGAGGAATGGAGTGAGCTCGAGGAGCTTGGCATCATTGGAGATCTCTTGACTTCACAAGATCTTAATTGCCAAGCTTCTGTGTTGGTGAtacagcagcaacaacagatgATTTAG
- the LOC104783776 gene encoding cation/H(+) antiporter 10-like, whose amino-acid sequence MDTTIYSGDCRPSVFNISSQGLWENLKSPDVIFGYSLPLLEMQILLIFFFIVMSHMFLRCIGVSQIASYMIAGIILGPQLLDVLEKSSGKLSVDPALDGTAMLRCISVFGTLMFTFLMTVRTSRRVAFHSGKLPVVIGIVSFFAPLFGLGFQNVFSKSIDPHYMPLDKALGERTTIVITQSAILLPSTTFILLELNILNSELGRLALSATVINDILGIFSMTLASIQATYKHVSHATAYRDSVAVFIFLLIVFLVFKPIVQWVIDRTPEDKPVKNVYVHAVILTAFASAAYFSFFNMKYILGPLMIGLIIPEGPPLGSALEAKYEKLTMNIFLPISITVSTMRCDGIRILTEFNDIFVNVFLTVLTLVLKLAACLAPCLYYKLPLNESIAVSLILSYKSFTDFILYEAVLDDTTXLLQLLSSPNLDFPIAVTVLHLVKLVGQINPIIVSHNKKLKRLNNNSYIHTANLAFRKFMLESLEFVTVTTFTAFSHENLMHEDICTLALDQQTSMIVLPSGRKWSIDGIFQSDDNSIRNLNQQLLDSAPCSIGILVDRGQFSRKSIVTSKKMYNIDVGVVFIGGKDDREALSLVKKMKHNLRVRVTVTRLVFNNEVEPNWDNVLDNEGLKDVKVREEINDIVYIERVVTSGAEVVTVVRSLAEEYDLMVVGRDHDMTSKELSGLMEWVELPELGVIGDLLAARDLNSNVSVLVVQQQQQQV is encoded by the exons ATGGACACGACTATCTACAGTGGCGATTGCCGACCATCCGTCTTCAACATCTCTTCTCAAGGATTATGGGAGAACCTAAAATCGCCCGATGTGATTTTCGGGTACTCGCTGCCTCTCCTGGAGATGCAAATACTACTtatattcttcttcattgtcaTGTCTCACATGTTCCTTAGATGCATCGGCGTTTCCCAGATCGCTTCATATATGATT GCTGGAATTATTTTAGGGCCTCAGCTTTTGGATGTTCTAGAGAAATCTTCAGGGAAACTATCCGTGGATCCTGCGTTGGATGGAACCGCGATGTTAAGATGCATCTCGGTGTTTGGAACCCTAATGTTTACGTTTTTGATGACTGTTAGAACCAGTCGGCGAGTAGCGTTCCACAGCGGAAAATTACCTGTTGTGATCGGGATCGTGTCCTTCTTTGCTCCTCTGTTTGGTCTCGGTTTCCAAAATGTCTTCTCTAAGAGCATTGACCCTCACTACATGCCGCTGGATAAAGCCCTAGGTGAACGCACTACAATAGTCATAACCCAATCTGCTATACTTTTGCCTTCCACAACATTTATCTTGCTAGAGCTCAATATCCTCAACTCCGAGCTTGGTCGCCTCGCATTGTCCGCCACTGTCATTAATGACATCTTAGGGATCTTTTCCATGACCCTCGCCTCTATTCAAGCAACCTACAAGCATGTTTCACATGCAACAGCTTACCGTGACAGTGTCGCGgtgttcatctttcttctcatcgtctttcttgtttttaagcCGATTGTGCAATGGGTCATTGACCGCACACCAGAAGACAAGCCTGTGAAGAATGTATACGTTCATGCCGTGATTCTGACAGCATTTGCTTCTGCTGCTTATTTTTCGTTCTTCAACATGAAATACATCTTGGGACCATTAATGATCGGCCTCATCATACCGGAAGGTCCACCGTTAGGATCGGCCTTGGAGGCTAAGTACGAGAAGCTCACGATGAACATATTCTTACCAATCTCAATCACAGTCAGCACGATGAGATGTGACGGAATAAGGATCTTAACAGAGTTCAACGACATCTTCGTCAACGTCTTCCTAACAGTTTTAACACTTGTCCTAAAACTGGCCGCATGTCTTGCTCCTTGCTTGTACTACAAGCTACCTCTCAATGAATCTATTGCTGTTTCTCTCATCTTAAGCTACAAAAGTTTCACTGATTTCATTCTCTACGAAGCTGTATTGGATGACACG ACAGNCTTGCTCCAATTGTTATCCTCCCCAAACCTAGATTTCCCCATCGCGGTCACAGTTCTTCACCTCGTAAAGCTCGTTGGTCAGATCAACCCAATCATAGTATCACACAACAAGAAGTTGAAACGACTTAACAACAACTCGTACATCCATACCGCAAACCTTGCTTTCAGAAAGTTCATGCTAGAAAGCTTAGAGTTTGTAACCGTGACAACGTTCACCGCCTTCTCTCATGAGAACTTGATGCATGAAGACATTTGCACACTCGCACTTGACCAGCAAACATCGATGATTGTCCTACCGTCGGGGAGGAAATGGTCCATCGATGGAATATTTCAGTCTGACGATAATTCCATAAGAAATTTAAACCAGCAATTGCTAGACAGTGCGCCTTGTTCTATAGGCATACTAGTGGACCGCGGGCAGTTCTCACGAAAAAGTATTGTAACAAGCAAAAAAATGTACAACATTGATGTTGGTGTGGTCTTCATTGGAGGCAAAGACGATCGAGAGGCACTATCACTGgtaaaaaagatgaaacataACCTTAGGGTCCGTGTAACCGTGACCCGACTCGTATTCAACAATGAAGTAGAGCCAAACTGGGATAACGTTCTCGATAATGAAGGTTTAAAGGATGTAAAGGTTCGAGAAGAAATCAATgatattgtttatatagaaagGGTTGTGACCAGTGGTGCAGAGGTAGTCACCGTTGTCCGATCGCTGGCTGAAGAGTACGATCTTATGGTTGTTGGGAGAGATCATGATATGACATCAAAAGAATTGTCAGGACTAATGGAGTGGGTCGAACTTCCTGAGTTAGGTGTCATTGGGGATTTGCTGGCAGCTAGAGATCTCAACTCTAATGTCTCGGTTTTAGTagttcagcaacaacaacaacaagtgtGA
- the LOC104780339 gene encoding pheophorbide a oxygenase, chloroplastic isoform X1, whose amino-acid sequence MSVVLLSSTSATTITKSQSKKIPFLSPTTDSAKLSFKVSFSPSRSKLFNNPLRVAAPPSVPTSDPAEEQRVEEDFGREKEEEGSEFKWRDHWYPVSLVEDLDPNVPTRFQLLGRDLVLWFDRNDQKWAAFDDLCPHRLAPLSEGRLDENGHLQCSYHGWSFSGCGSCTRIPQAATSGPEARAVKSPRACAIKFPAMVSQGLLFVWPDENGWERANSIEPPRLPDDFDKPEFSTVTIQRDLFYGYDTLMENVSDPSHIDFAHHKVTGRRDRAKPLPFKVESSGPWGFQGANDDNPRITAKFVAPCYSMNKIEIDAKLPIAGNQKWVIWICSFNIPMAPGKTRSIVCSARNFFQFSVPGPAWWQVVPRWYEHWTSNLVYDGDMIVLQGQEKVFLSKSMESSDYDVNKEYTKLTFTPTQADRFVLAFRNWLRRHGKSQPEWFGSTTANQPLPSTVLTKRQMLDRFDQHTQVCSSCKGAYNGFQTLKKFLVGATVFWAATAGVPSDVQIRLILAGLSLISAASAYALHEQEKNFVFRDYVHSEIE is encoded by the exons atgtcaGTAGTTTTACTCTCTTCAACATCTGCAACGACAATCACCAAATCCCAATCCAAAAAGATTCCCTTTTTATCTCCCACCACCGATTCCGCAAAACTCTCATTCAAGGTCTCGTTTTCTCCATCAAGATCGAAACTTTTCAACAACCCTCTACGCGTGGCGGCGCCTCCGTCAGTACCCACTTCGGATCCGGCGGAGGAGCAGCGGGTCGAAGAAGATTTCGgcagagagaaggaagaagaagggtcTGAGTTCAAGTGGAGAGACCACTGGTATCCAGTTTCTTTGGTTGAGGATTTGGATCCTAATGTGCCAACCCGGTTCCAGCTCTTGGGTCGAGACCTTGTCCTCTGGTTTGATCGGAATGATCAGAAATGGGCTGCCTTTGATGACCTCTGCCCTCACCGGCTCGCTCCTCTCTct GAAGGGAGGTTGGATGAGAATGGACACTTACAATGTTCGTATCATGGATGGTCTTTTAGTGGGTGCGGATCTTGCACTAGGATTCCTCAGGCTGCTACTTCAGGTCCTGAAGCTCGTGCTGTTAAATCTCCGAGAGCTTGCGCTATTAAGTTTCCGGCAATGGTGTCTCAAGGTCTTCTCTTTGTGTGGCCAGATGAAAATGGTTGGGAAAGAGCCAATTCAATTGAACCCCCTAG GTTGCCAGATGATTTTGATAAACCGGAATTTTCAACGGTGACAATTCAAAGGGATCTTTTCTATGGTTATGATACTCTCATGGAGAACGTATCTGACCCTTCCCACATCGATTTTGCTCATCACAAG GTTACAGGAAGAAGAGACAGAGCTAAACCATTGCCGTTCAAAGTGGAGTCAAGTGGGCCTTGGGGTTTCCAAGGTGCAAATGATGACAATCCAAGGATAACTGCAAAATTTGTTGCTCCGTGCTATTCTATGAACAA GATTGAGATAGATGCGAAGCTACCAATAGCCGGTAATCAAAAATGGGTAATTTGGATTTGCTCATTCAATATACCAATGGCTCCTGGAAAGACCCGTTCCATCGTTTGCAGTGCCCGTAACTTCTTCCAGTTCTCAGTACCAGGACCTGCGTGGTGGCag GTTGTACCGAGATGGTATGAACACTGGACTTCAAACTTAGTCTATGACGGAGACATGATCGTACTTCAAGGACAAGAGAAAGTATTCCTCTCTAAATCAATGGAGTCATCGGACTACGACGTGAACAAAGAGTACACAAAGCTCACATTCACTCCAACTCAAGCAGACCGTTTCGTTCTAGCCTTTAGAAACTGGCTCAGACGGCATGGAAAGAGTCAGCCTGAATGGTTCGGCTCCACCACAGCTAACCAACCTCTTCCTTCCACTGTCTTAACCAAGCGTCAG ATGCTGGATAGATTTGACCAGCATACACAAGTGTGTTCCTCATGCAAAGGAGCTTACAACGGTTTCCAAACCCTCAAGAAGTTTCTTGTTGGCGCCACGGTTTTCTGGGCAGCCACGGCTGGTGTTCCTTCTGATGTTCAGATTCGGCTGATTCTGGCTGGTTTATCCCTGATTTCAGCTGCTTCTGCGTATGCTTTACATGAACAAGAGAAGAACTTTGTGTTTAGAGATTATGTTCACTCTGAAATTGAATAG
- the LOC104783775 gene encoding cation/H(+) antiporter 12-like — protein sequence MNTTTYFHGCIPVVFNISSYGFWENLNSPDVIFGYSLPLMELQILLIFIFIIMIHIFLRCIGISPVPSYMLAGLILGPQLFDLRERSSGKLSWDPVLDGNASLRGLSVCGNIMLAFLMTVKISRRLAFHNGWLPIVVGILTFIVPFFGGLCVRNLSTGNINPYYLPHNKVLAERTVIISTQSSILLPTVTYFLSELKILNSELGRLVLSASLINDIFGCFVSVLAYLRGTYKNISPMTAYRDLIGVIVLILIVFLIFRPIVEWIVERTPEGKPVADVYVHAAVLSVIASAVYSSFFNMKYLLGPFFMGIIIPEGPPIGSALEAKYEALTMNVLIPISIAFSTMRCDVMKIIYEYDDIMYNIFLIAFTGVLKMAAGMVPCLYCKVPLKEAIAASLLLCTKSFSEIFLYESTLDDSYISQATYTFLIICALINSGVIPTALAGLYDPKKKYIGYQKRNIINLKPNSDLRILTCVHKPENISAAISFLQLFPSTIMVTVLHLVKLIGKIVPVLISHNEKTKRLVNNSYIHTTNLAFSKLESVTMNMFTAHTHENLMHDEICMLALEHATSMIIIPSGRKWAIYGTFESEDEAIRRLNKSLLQNAPCSIGILVDRGQFSCRGTKRYHINVGVLFIGGKDDREALSLVKKMKHNPRIKVTVIQVISNRETEATDWEYILDHEVLEDLRNTEASNCISYTERIVTGGPEVATTVRLLSEAYDLMVLGRDHGMAQPDFDGLKEWTELPELGVIGDLLAARDLDSRVSVLVVQQQQQT from the exons ATGAATACAACGACCTATTTCCACGGTTGCATACCCGTAGTGTTCAACATCTCGTCATATGGATTTTGGGAAAACCTAAACTCGCCAGATGTGATCTTCGGATATTCATTGCCTCTCATGGAGCTTCAGATATTACTCATCTTCATATTCATCATCATgattcacatatttcttagatGCATTGGCATTTCCCCGGTTCCTTCTTATATGCTG GCTGGTCTGATTCTAGGGCCTCAATTGTTCGATCTTAGGGAAAGATCATCAGGAAAGTTATCGTGGGATCCTGTACTAGATGGAAACGCGTCGTTAAGAGGCCTCTCAGTGTGTGGAAACATTATGCTTGCGTTTTTGATGACAGTCAAAATCAGCCGTAGATTGGCATTCCACAACGGATGGCTACCCATCGTGGTCGGGATCTTGACCTTCATTGTCCCTTTCTTCGGTGGCTTGTGTGTGCGGAATCTCTCCACGGGCAATATAAACCCTTACTACTTACCGCATAATAAAGTCCTTGCCGAACGCACTGTTATCATCTCAACCCAATCCTCTATTCTCTTGCCCACAGTCACCTATTTCCTGTCGGAACTAAAGATCCTAAACTCCGAACTCGGTCGCCTTGTGTTGTCTGCATCCCTGATTAATGACATATTCGGGTGTTTTGTCAGCGTACTAGCCTATCTCAGGGGAACGTACAAGAATATCTCCCCAATGACAGCCTACCGTGACCTTATAGGGGTGATAGTTTTGATTCTTAtagtctttttaatttttaggcCGATTGTAGAATGGATAGTAGAACGCACACCAGAAGGCAAACCTGTGGCAGATGTGTATGTACATGCTGCGGTTTTGAGCGTAATTGCTTCCGCCGTCTACTCGTCATTCTTCAATATGAAATACCTTTTGGGACCATTCTTTATGGGCATCATCATACCAGAAGGTCCACCTATAGGATCCGCCTTGGAAGCAAAGTATGAGGCTCTTACAATGAACGTTCTTATACCAATCTCAATCGCATTCAGTACAATGAGATGCGACGTGATGAAGATCATCTACGAGTACGATGACATCATGTACAACATCTTCTTAATTGCTTTTACTGGTGTTTTGAAAATGGCGGCTGGGATGGTACCTTGCTTGTACTGCAAGGTACCACTCAAGGAGGCCATAGCCGCTTCCCTGCTCTTGTGCACCAAGAGTTTCTCTGAAATCTTTCTATATGAATCCACACTCGACGATTCG TATATATCGCAGGCTACATATACGTTCTTGATCATTTGTGCGCTTATAAACTCCGGAGTTATCCCCACAGCCTTGGCTGGACTGTACGATCCGAAGAAGAAGTACATTGGTTACCAAAAGAGGAACatcataaatctcaaaccaaactcAGATCTTAGGATTTTGACTTGTGTACACAAACCTGAGAACATCTCTGCAGCCATTTCATTTCTCCAATTATTTCCCTCCACCATCATGGTCACAGTTCTCCACCTCGTGAAGCTTATTGGGAAAATCGTCCCGGTTTTAATCTCGCACAACGAGAAAACGAAACGGCTAGTGAATAACTCCTACATCCATACCACAAACCTTGCCTTTAGCAAGTTGGAGTCGGTGACCATGAACATGTTCACTGCCCACACACACGAGAACCTGATGCACGATGAAATCTGCATGCTCGCGTTGGAACATGCCACATCGATGATTATTATCCCGTCGGGGAGGAAATGGGCTATATATGGGACATTTGAGTCAGAGGACGAAGCCATAAGACGTCTAAACAAGTCGTTACTCCAAAATGCACCTTGTTCTATTGGAATACTCGTGGACCGTGGACAGTTCTCGTGTAGAGGCACGAAAAGGTACCACATCAATGTTGGTGTGCTCTTCATTGGAGGCAAAGATGACCGTGAGGCTCTCTCActagtgaagaagatgaagcataaTCCTAGAATCAAAGTCACAGTGATCCAAGTTATCTCAAACCGAGAAACGGAGGCGACTGATTGGGAATACATTCTTGATCACGAAGTCTTAGAGGATCTTAGAAATACAGAAGCCAGTAATTGTATTTCATATACAGAGAGGATTGTGACCGGTGGTCCTGAAGTGGCCACCACTGTCCGATTGCTCTCTGAAGCTTATGATCTCATGGTTCTTGGGAGAGATCACGGCATGGCACAACCGGACTTTGATGGACTCAAAGAGTGGACTGAACTCCCAGAGTTAGGCGTCATTGGAGATTTGCTAGCGGCTAGAGATCTTGACTCTAGGGTTTCTGTTTTggtagttcaacaacaacaacagacaTAA